The Bacteroidota bacterium genome includes a region encoding these proteins:
- a CDS encoding DUF2851 family protein gives MTAPLFPERYLYRFWVSGYLFGKPLHTSTGQPVIILDPGQPATSSGPDFTGATLLISDQRLTGDVEMHVRSEDWFHHNHHNDPAFSGTIMHLVYENRPGYDSVPALPGIRVPQVVLTPKYTLRDILTVLTAADRLNFTRNFPCQPQLIGTEPVLSAWIQELGHRSFLTKLARYESRKRELLADYRYTAGKREIWDQLLYEGLFRALGYPHNQLAMEELAKNTPFCDWPSGSEDPPAQLLSDWLWMADLAPSVSELPRSPRPLLKKTSSTTWRTRSVRAANQPAGRLQAAAGLVTRYLQTGFLKPLLLTLDAALMMTSDKRRLFNQLDELLVPEDRFGGTIGKERRESVLFNTWFPVLYLWARDHQRPDIQRSILDLCDSHSHRQHIARDSGLRSVFDPAGTSFSTHWGLLRLDDEYCRPKRCLECRVGQQIISSAGYSS, from the coding sequence ATGACAGCGCCACTTTTTCCTGAACGGTATTTATACCGCTTCTGGGTTTCTGGTTATTTATTCGGAAAACCGCTACACACTTCGACCGGTCAACCGGTCATCATTCTGGATCCAGGCCAGCCGGCTACCTCTTCCGGGCCCGACTTTACGGGAGCGACCCTCTTAATCAGTGATCAGCGTCTGACGGGTGATGTCGAAATGCACGTCCGTTCAGAAGACTGGTTTCATCACAATCACCACAACGATCCGGCCTTTTCTGGCACCATTATGCATCTGGTATATGAAAACCGGCCCGGGTACGATTCTGTTCCTGCCTTACCAGGAATCAGAGTCCCGCAGGTGGTCCTGACCCCCAAATATACCCTCAGGGATATTCTGACTGTGCTGACGGCTGCTGATCGACTGAATTTTACCAGGAACTTCCCCTGCCAGCCCCAGCTGATCGGAACCGAGCCCGTCTTGAGCGCCTGGATACAGGAATTGGGGCATCGGTCTTTTCTGACCAAGCTGGCCCGTTACGAGTCGAGAAAACGCGAGTTGCTGGCTGATTACCGGTACACAGCCGGCAAGCGGGAGATCTGGGATCAGTTGTTATATGAAGGATTGTTCCGGGCACTGGGATATCCTCACAATCAGCTGGCCATGGAAGAACTGGCCAAAAACACGCCGTTTTGCGATTGGCCCTCAGGTTCTGAAGATCCTCCCGCACAACTACTTTCAGATTGGTTATGGATGGCGGATCTGGCTCCTTCCGTCAGTGAATTGCCACGGTCACCCCGCCCTCTGTTGAAAAAAACGAGCAGTACTACCTGGCGGACCCGATCGGTCCGGGCAGCCAATCAGCCGGCCGGCCGGTTACAGGCGGCAGCGGGTCTGGTGACCAGATATCTGCAGACCGGATTTCTGAAACCGTTGCTTCTGACGCTGGATGCCGCCCTGATGATGACCTCGGATAAACGACGGTTGTTTAATCAGTTGGATGAGTTGCTGGTACCCGAAGATCGGTTCGGGGGGACCATCGGGAAGGAAAGACGGGAGTCGGTGCTGTTTAACACCTGGTTTCCGGTATTGTATCTGTGGGCACGGGATCACCAGAGACCCGACATTCAGAGAAGTATTCTTGATTTGTGTGACAGTCATTCGCACCGGCAGCACATTGCCCGGGATTCAGGTCTCCGGTCGGTTTTTGATCCGGCGGGAACCAGTTTCTCAACACATTGGGGATTGCTCCGGCTGGATGATGAATACTGCCGCCCCAAGCGCTGTCTGGAATGCAGAGTGGGGCAGCAGATCATTTCATCGGCAGGTTATTCGTCCTGA
- the pyrF gene encoding orotidine-5'-phosphate decarboxylase has protein sequence MIPYSQKLNQSILNSNSLLCLGLDPDLEKIPHHLLETEDPVFEFCKAVIEESASSVCAYKLNIAFFAALGERGWSTMRRVLSVIPSGVVTIADAKVGDIGNSSEKWASTYLDEFAFDSITVSPYMGTDSVEPFIRRPGKGAFLLALTSNPGSADFQVQRLDDGRSLYESVIDQASAWNKHGNLGIVTGATRSDQLKSIRNRVPDMVFLIPGIGAQGGDLKETLANSLDKYRRGVLINVGRDILYASRDENFRASVAKRTGDYVAAINKVRFTITV, from the coding sequence ATGATACCCTACAGCCAGAAGCTGAATCAATCGATTCTGAATTCGAACAGTCTGCTCTGTCTGGGGCTGGATCCTGATCTGGAGAAAATTCCCCATCATCTTCTCGAGACGGAGGATCCTGTCTTTGAATTCTGCAAGGCTGTTATCGAGGAATCGGCCTCTTCTGTCTGTGCCTATAAACTGAATATCGCTTTTTTTGCGGCTCTGGGTGAACGGGGATGGAGCACCATGCGGCGGGTTCTGTCGGTCATTCCCTCCGGTGTGGTTACCATCGCCGACGCCAAGGTTGGTGATATTGGCAATTCGTCAGAGAAATGGGCCTCGACCTATCTGGATGAATTCGCATTCGATTCCATTACCGTCAGTCCTTACATGGGAACCGATTCGGTGGAACCATTTATCAGGCGGCCGGGTAAGGGCGCTTTCCTGCTTGCTCTGACCAGCAATCCGGGTTCGGCCGATTTCCAGGTACAACGATTGGATGATGGCCGGTCGCTTTATGAATCGGTGATCGATCAGGCCTCTGCATGGAATAAACACGGAAACCTTGGAATCGTCACAGGTGCCACGAGGTCCGATCAACTGAAATCCATCAGAAATCGTGTTCCGGATATGGTATTTCTGATTCCGGGAATTGGTGCACAGGGTGGTGACCTGAAGGAAACACTGGCCAACAGTCTTGATAAATACCGGCGCGGGGTGCTGATAAACGTTGGCCGGGATATTCTGTATGCCTCCCGGGATGAGAATTTCCGTGCATCGGTTGCCAAACGAACCGGCGATTACGTCGCTGCTATTAACAAGGTCCGGTTTACTATCACCGTTTGA
- a CDS encoding sodium-dependent transporter has protein sequence MPNLSARESWGTRFGLIFAVAGNAIGLGNFLRFPVQAAENGGGSFMIPYIIAFLLIGIPLMWMEWTIGRYGGRYGHGTTPGMFARLWNHPAAKYLGVLGLIIPFIVLTYYVFIESWTFAYSVFSLTGLFGDYMVVNGGSSSELSLMKDFLLGYTGQQHDPFFWGIGMAAIFLGITLVANFWILYKGLSGGIEWFAKWALPTLFIFAIILVIRIFTLDQIPGSNGTVWQGLGYIWNPDYSRLGDVNVWLAAAGQIFFTLSVGMGTIHTYASYLRSKEDIALNGLATGMTNEFAEIVLGVCIAIPVAVLFFGLSETITIAQGGSFNLGFVSMSVIFNHIEFGPFFGFIWFFLLFFAGITSSVAMGQPIVTFLQEELKWSHRKSVTALLVLTVGCVIPVLLFSQYGYLDELDFWAGTFLLVLFGTIECILLAWVFGMDKTWAEMNLGAAITIPRIFYFIIKWVTPLFLIALLAVWFFNSAWGILIFANEDNPDKIAAAIGARLFIVVIFVAFSFLVYRSWKSGTHRELK, from the coding sequence ATGCCCAATTTATCTGCCCGGGAATCCTGGGGAACCCGCTTTGGTCTGATTTTCGCCGTAGCGGGAAATGCCATCGGACTCGGAAATTTCCTTCGTTTCCCAGTTCAGGCTGCCGAAAATGGTGGCGGTTCCTTCATGATTCCCTATATCATTGCCTTCCTGCTGATCGGTATTCCGCTTATGTGGATGGAATGGACCATTGGTCGGTACGGAGGTCGGTATGGCCATGGGACCACGCCCGGTATGTTTGCCCGGTTATGGAACCATCCGGCCGCCAAATACCTGGGGGTTCTCGGTCTGATCATCCCTTTTATTGTTCTCACCTACTATGTTTTTATTGAATCCTGGACATTTGCCTATTCGGTTTTCTCTCTGACCGGCCTGTTTGGTGACTACATGGTAGTCAATGGCGGATCCTCTTCCGAGTTGTCTCTTATGAAGGATTTTCTTCTTGGCTATACCGGCCAGCAGCATGATCCCTTTTTCTGGGGTATCGGTATGGCGGCTATTTTTCTTGGTATTACTCTTGTCGCCAACTTTTGGATTTTATACAAGGGCCTCTCGGGCGGAATTGAATGGTTTGCCAAATGGGCGCTTCCCACCTTGTTCATTTTCGCCATCATTCTGGTTATCCGCATTTTCACCCTCGATCAGATTCCCGGCAGCAACGGAACCGTCTGGCAGGGATTGGGGTACATCTGGAATCCCGATTATTCACGGCTGGGCGATGTGAACGTCTGGCTGGCCGCAGCCGGTCAGATCTTTTTCACCCTCTCTGTCGGAATGGGAACGATTCATACCTATGCTTCCTATCTGCGCAGCAAGGAAGACATCGCCCTGAATGGTCTTGCCACCGGAATGACCAATGAGTTTGCAGAAATTGTTCTCGGTGTCTGCATTGCCATCCCGGTTGCCGTTTTGTTTTTCGGACTTTCCGAGACCATCACCATTGCACAGGGAGGATCGTTTAACCTTGGATTCGTTTCCATGTCGGTGATTTTCAATCACATCGAATTCGGGCCCTTTTTCGGTTTCATCTGGTTCTTCCTTCTGTTTTTTGCCGGAATCACTTCATCGGTTGCCATGGGGCAGCCCATTGTTACCTTCCTTCAGGAAGAACTGAAATGGTCCCATCGCAAATCGGTCACCGCCCTTCTTGTGCTGACCGTCGGTTGTGTGATTCCTGTGCTTCTGTTCTCTCAGTATGGCTACCTGGATGAACTCGATTTCTGGGCAGGAACCTTCCTGCTGGTTCTTTTCGGAACCATCGAATGCATACTGCTTGCCTGGGTCTTTGGTATGGATAAAACCTGGGCCGAGATGAACCTGGGTGCCGCCATCACCATTCCGCGCATTTTTTACTTCATTATTAAATGGGTCACTCCGCTTTTCCTGATCGCCCTGCTGGCTGTCTGGTTTTTCAACAGCGCCTGGGGTATTCTCATCTTCGCCAACGAGGACAATCCGGATAAAATTGCAGCGGCCATCGGTGCCCGTCTTTTCATCGTTGTTATTTTCGTTGCCTTTTCTTTCCTGGTTTACCGCTCCTGGAAATCGGGCACTCATCGGGAGTTAAAATGA
- the rfbD gene encoding dTDP-4-dehydrorhamnose reductase yields MTTAKCILITGANGLLGQKVTALFASNPDYDVMATHKSESLHLKTVSCGFSFLDITDRKSVHEVVRNFEPDVIINCAAMTHVDKCETDRESCWKINVDGVRYLAEMSKSLGIRLVHVSTDYVFDGRQGPYTEEQRVNPLSYYGKSKLASENEVLSAGIAHIIFRTMVVYGYGIGTKSNFALWLVNELKSGRPVRIVTDQIGNSTLVDDLAEAIYRGVERSVNGIYNAAGRDIGSRFDFALELADVFGYDRSLISPVVTSDLNQPAPRPLNSGLIVLKAESELGMKFSTTREGLIRLKQQLQIAGLV; encoded by the coding sequence AAAGTCACTGCGCTGTTTGCTTCCAATCCGGACTATGATGTGATGGCCACTCACAAGTCGGAATCCCTTCACCTGAAAACCGTCAGCTGCGGATTTTCCTTTCTGGATATCACCGACCGGAAATCGGTCCACGAGGTGGTCCGGAATTTTGAGCCGGACGTAATCATCAATTGTGCGGCCATGACTCATGTGGACAAATGTGAAACCGACCGCGAATCCTGCTGGAAAATCAATGTGGATGGGGTCCGGTATCTGGCTGAAATGAGCAAAAGTCTGGGGATCAGACTGGTTCATGTCTCGACGGATTACGTCTTTGATGGCCGGCAGGGTCCCTATACGGAGGAACAGCGAGTCAATCCGTTATCTTATTATGGAAAATCGAAACTGGCGAGCGAAAACGAAGTTCTGTCAGCCGGTATCGCTCACATCATTTTCAGAACAATGGTGGTTTACGGCTACGGAATCGGAACCAAGAGCAATTTTGCCTTGTGGCTGGTAAATGAACTCAAATCGGGCCGTCCGGTCAGAATTGTCACCGACCAGATTGGAAATTCCACGCTGGTTGATGACCTGGCAGAGGCCATTTACCGTGGGGTGGAACGCTCGGTGAATGGAATTTATAACGCGGCTGGCCGTGACATTGGCAGTCGTTTTGATTTTGCCCTTGAATTGGCCGATGTGTTCGGCTATGACCGCTCCCTGATCAGTCCGGTGGTGACCAGTGATCTGAATCAGCCCGCTCCCCGGCCCTTGAATTCGGGTCTGATTGTTCTGAAGGCCGAATCGGAGCTGGGAATGAAATTTTCAACCACGAGAGAAGGCCTCATCCGCCTGAAACAACAACTTCAAATAGCAGGATTGGTATAA
- the serS gene encoding serine--tRNA ligase, which yields MLDLKLIRENPDRYKAKIASKLADPTVVDQVLSADTRRKDILQMVEQLKADRNKATAEIAARKKQGQPADELIAEMKVVSDRIKDLDAELATVETRIEELLIYTPNAPHDSVPPGRSAADNVEVRRWDTGRFDGSFKPLDHLELGKKLGILDFERGAKISGSGFPVYIGKGAALERALINFFLDTHTGQNGYTEVFPPFVVNEASMRGTGQLPKFAEDMYTIGLDGLYLIPTAEVPITNLLRDETLKGASLPVKYCGYSACFRREAGSYGKDTKGFLRVHQFNKVELVKFADPATSYDELESMVGNVEGILKSLGVPYRILLLCSGDLSFNAAKCYDVEVWSPAENKYLEASSCSNFEDFQARRANIRFKRDANAKPEYVHTLNGSGLATSRLMVSLLENNQQADGSVLIPPALRPYTRFDSIQPIG from the coding sequence ATGCTCGATCTTAAACTGATCCGGGAAAATCCGGACCGATATAAAGCCAAAATCGCCAGTAAGCTGGCCGACCCCACTGTTGTGGATCAGGTGCTTTCCGCCGATACACGCAGGAAAGACATTCTTCAGATGGTTGAGCAGTTAAAAGCCGACCGGAATAAGGCAACTGCCGAGATTGCCGCCCGGAAGAAACAGGGACAGCCGGCTGATGAACTGATTGCGGAAATGAAGGTGGTTTCCGACCGGATCAAGGACCTGGATGCGGAATTGGCCACCGTTGAGACCCGGATTGAAGAACTTCTTATTTACACGCCCAATGCACCCCATGACTCGGTACCACCGGGCCGGTCGGCCGCTGATAATGTGGAGGTCAGGCGTTGGGATACCGGTCGTTTTGACGGTTCATTCAAACCGCTGGACCATCTGGAACTGGGGAAGAAACTGGGTATTCTGGATTTTGAACGGGGTGCAAAAATTTCAGGTTCCGGTTTTCCGGTCTACATAGGAAAAGGTGCTGCGCTTGAAAGAGCCCTGATTAACTTTTTCCTCGACACCCACACCGGCCAGAACGGTTACACCGAGGTGTTTCCTCCATTTGTGGTGAATGAAGCCTCGATGAGAGGAACCGGGCAACTTCCAAAATTCGCTGAAGACATGTATACCATTGGTCTGGACGGATTGTATCTGATTCCAACGGCTGAAGTTCCGATCACCAACCTGCTGCGGGATGAAACCCTGAAGGGTGCCTCCCTGCCGGTGAAGTATTGCGGGTACTCGGCCTGCTTCCGTCGCGAGGCCGGCAGTTATGGAAAAGACACGAAGGGATTTCTTCGGGTTCATCAGTTCAATAAGGTTGAATTGGTCAAGTTTGCAGATCCGGCCACCAGTTATGACGAACTGGAATCGATGGTCGGGAATGTGGAAGGGATTCTGAAATCGCTGGGTGTTCCCTACCGGATTTTATTGCTTTGCAGCGGAGATCTGAGTTTCAATGCAGCCAAGTGTTACGATGTTGAAGTCTGGTCGCCGGCCGAAAACAAATACCTCGAAGCCTCTTCCTGCTCCAACTTTGAAGATTTTCAGGCCAGACGGGCCAACATTCGATTTAAGCGGGATGCCAATGCCAAACCTGAGTATGTGCATACGCTGAATGGATCGGGTCTGGCGACTTCCCGGCTGATGGTGAGTTTGCTGGAGAACAATCAGCAAGCCGACGGATCGGTTCTCATTCCGCCGGCCCTGAGACCCTATACACGGTTCGACAGCATTCAGCCGATAGGGTGA
- a CDS encoding thioredoxin family protein: MTHRFSFLIFLGFLALLPVSLTAQKASDVVRFSVTSATLSGQELTVSLQATITEPWHLYSTQIAEGGPVPTSFELVSAGRVTRVTESEAIRAFDPNFNMETGWFAQTARFTVTAQVDSVKAGYLLKARFMVCNESLCLPPVRVQIPVQITATGAKSPKSLPAAAPAKLAEPTIPVVIAAEPKTEAITPDTTTRTPVLAGTQVQGLSLWAFLLLAMSVGALTLLTPCVFPMIPITVSYFTKRQEGGGVHPVRDAFFFMVGIVLTFTLLGMMLAILFGASGLNQFATNPWINLGVALLFVFFALNLFGLFEIGLPSSWQTRLTSSSSGGGFTGLILMALTFTVTSFTCTMPFVGTILVSAAQGDWFFPAVGMMAFSLVFSIPFFLLAIFPSWIAKLPRSGNWMLSVKVLMGFLELAAAVKFFSNADLVWQAEWLTRDRFLAVWAAIMLISGLYVLGVFRMAHESLTGDGLHPVRVLIALFFFYFFVDFSAGIFGKPLGELDAFLPPRDYGQQAGWINSRSGNPSQEVWYENLESGLAEARRQGKPVFIDFTGYTCTNCRWMEQNIFTRPEIAEEFKNFVLIKLYTDGEGATYEANQTYQETTFGTVALPLYAVMTPDQTILGRFEGMTRNPQEFKEFLEQARAGK; this comes from the coding sequence ATGACCCACCGTTTTTCCTTTCTGATTTTCCTTGGTTTTCTGGCGCTGCTCCCCGTGTCACTGACCGCCCAAAAGGCCAGTGATGTGGTCCGGTTTTCGGTTACCTCTGCCACGCTTTCCGGGCAGGAGCTGACGGTCTCTCTGCAAGCCACCATCACCGAACCCTGGCACCTCTATTCGACTCAGATTGCAGAAGGCGGACCCGTACCGACTTCTTTTGAACTGGTGTCGGCGGGCCGGGTAACGCGGGTAACCGAATCGGAAGCCATCCGGGCGTTTGACCCGAATTTTAACATGGAAACAGGATGGTTTGCCCAAACGGCGCGCTTTACGGTTACCGCACAGGTCGACTCAGTCAAAGCCGGTTATCTGCTTAAGGCCAGGTTTATGGTTTGTAACGAAAGCCTTTGTCTGCCCCCGGTCCGCGTACAGATTCCCGTTCAGATAACCGCCACCGGAGCAAAATCCCCGAAATCGCTTCCGGCGGCCGCTCCGGCAAAACTGGCCGAACCAACGATTCCGGTGGTCATCGCGGCAGAGCCCAAAACAGAAGCAATTACTCCAGATACGACCACCAGAACACCGGTTCTGGCTGGCACCCAGGTTCAGGGACTGTCTCTCTGGGCCTTTCTGCTGCTCGCCATGTCGGTAGGGGCCCTCACACTCCTGACTCCCTGCGTATTCCCGATGATTCCCATCACCGTATCCTATTTCACCAAACGCCAGGAAGGCGGAGGGGTCCATCCGGTCCGGGATGCGTTCTTTTTCATGGTCGGAATCGTTCTCACGTTTACCCTTCTGGGCATGATGCTGGCCATTCTGTTCGGAGCCTCCGGTCTGAATCAGTTTGCAACCAATCCGTGGATCAATCTGGGCGTGGCCCTGTTATTTGTCTTCTTTGCATTGAACCTGTTTGGTCTGTTCGAAATCGGACTTCCGTCCTCCTGGCAAACCCGGCTGACGTCTTCTTCTTCGGGTGGCGGATTCACTGGCCTGATTCTGATGGCGCTTACCTTCACCGTTACCAGCTTTACCTGTACCATGCCCTTCGTCGGAACCATTCTGGTATCGGCTGCTCAGGGTGATTGGTTTTTCCCGGCAGTCGGGATGATGGCATTCAGTCTGGTTTTCAGCATTCCGTTCTTTTTACTGGCCATTTTCCCAAGCTGGATTGCCAAACTGCCCCGGTCTGGCAACTGGATGCTGTCTGTCAAGGTACTGATGGGGTTTCTTGAACTGGCCGCCGCCGTGAAGTTTTTCTCCAATGCCGATCTGGTCTGGCAGGCCGAGTGGCTCACCCGCGACCGGTTTCTGGCTGTCTGGGCGGCCATCATGCTGATTTCGGGCTTGTATGTACTCGGTGTTTTCCGAATGGCCCATGAATCACTCACCGGCGATGGTCTTCACCCGGTCCGGGTGCTGATTGCTCTGTTTTTCTTTTATTTTTTCGTGGATTTTTCGGCTGGCATTTTCGGGAAACCGCTCGGTGAACTCGATGCCTTCCTGCCTCCCCGTGACTACGGTCAGCAGGCTGGATGGATTAACTCACGATCGGGAAATCCTTCACAGGAAGTCTGGTATGAAAATCTGGAGAGCGGACTGGCCGAGGCCCGCCGGCAGGGAAAGCCGGTCTTCATTGATTTTACCGGTTACACCTGCACCAACTGCCGCTGGATGGAGCAGAACATTTTTACCCGTCCCGAAATAGCAGAGGAATTTAAAAACTTTGTTCTGATTAAACTTTACACCGATGGGGAAGGGGCCACCTACGAGGCCAATCAGACTTATCAGGAAACGACTTTCGGAACGGTTGCCCTTCCTCTTTATGCCGTCATGACCCCCGATCAGACCATTCTGGGCCGTTTTGAAGGCATGACAAGAAATCCGCAGGAGTTTAAGGAATTTTTGGAACAGGCACGCGCAGGAAAGTAA